The Desulfobaculum xiamenense DNA segment CCGTGGTGGTCACCGCCACCCTGCCCGCCGCCGACGCGGACTTCCAGCTCCTCGCGCGCCGCGCATCGGAAACGATCTTCTGGACCACACAGGACGCGGCCGACGGCCTGCAGGCCGACGCCCTGCGCACGCTCGGCTGCCGGGTCTGGGGCCTGCCCTCCTCGGGTGACGGTCTGGACCTCGCAAAAGGTCTCGAAAAGCTCCGCAGCGATTGCGGGTGCCTACGCGCACTGTGCGAGGGCGGCGGCGGTTTGGCCTTGAGTTTCCTCGCCAGTGGCCTTATTGACGAGTTCCGCCTCTTCGTCGCCCCCAAGATTCTCGGCGACGAAATGGCCAGAAACCTGTTCACCGGCCGCAGTCCGCTCACCATGGACGAGGCCATCGCCCTGCGCACCGCCGAGACCCGGCAGTGCGGCGAGGACACGCTCATTATCTACCGTCGGGAGGCGGACTGACATGTTCACCGGACTTGTGCAGACAACCGGAACCGTACGCTCCGTGGAAGCGCGCGGCAGCGAGACGCGGCTGTGCATCGGCTTCCCGTCCAGTGCGCTGCCCGATCTCGAACTCGGCGAGAGCATCGCCGTCAACGGCACCTGCCTCACGGTGGAAACCTTCGGCAAGGACTGGTACACCGCCTACGCCTCCGCCGAAACGCTCTCCCACACCAATCTCGGTACGCTGCGCCCCGGCTCGCTGGTCAACCTCGAACGCGCCCTCGCCCTCGGCGACAGGCTGGGCGGGCATCTGGTCAGCGGCCATGTGGACTGCACCGCGCGGGTTCAGTCCATCTCCCCTGCGGGCCTCTCGCGCATCTACCGACTTTCCTTCCCGGCCGAACACGGCCGCTACGTCATAGAAAAGGGCTCCGTGGCCCTCGACGGCATCAGCCTCACGGTCAACGCCTGCGGTCCAGACTGGCTCGAAGTGAACATCATCCCCGAGACCCAGCGCGCCACCACCATCTCTGGCTGGAAGCCCGGCTATGGCGTGAACATGGAAACGGACTTGATAGGCAAGTACGTGCGTCGTATGGTCGCCCCCTGGACCGGCGACGACGCGCAAAGCACGGAAGATTCCTCCGGAATCACCGAGGCCTTCCTGCGCATGAACGGATTCTAGATCGCACAGGACTTCTCTCGGCCCACTTCCCCGGAGGCGGGCCAGATGCCGGGGCGCACTCGCGTCCGGCGATATATTCAACGAGGTAGAAACCATGCCCATCTGCACGGCTGAACAAGCCATCGAAGAAATCCGCAAAGGCCGGATGATCATCCTCGTCGATGACGAGGACCGCGAGAACGAGGGCGACCTCACCATAGCGGCCGAGTTCGCCACCCCCGAGGTCATCAACTTCATGGCCACCCATGGTCGCGGCCTCATCTGCCTGTCCATGGCCGGCGAAATGGTGGACCGCCTCCAGCTGCCCATGATGACCACCAAGAACGAGTCCGGCTTCCAGACTCCGTTCACGGTGTCCATCGAGGCCCGCAACGGCGTGACCACCGGCATCTCCGCCTATGACCGTTCCACCACCATCCTCACCGCCATCAACGACGACGTGACCCCCGACGACATCGTCACTCCGGGCCACATCTTCCCGCTCAAGGCCAATCCCGGCGGCGTGCTCGTGCGCGCGGGACAGACCGAAGGCAGCGTGGACCTCGCCAAGCTCGCAGGCCTCAAGCCCGCTGGCGTCATCTGCGAGATCATGCGCGAGGACGGCAACATGGCTCGCATGCCCGACCTCATCGAGTTCGCCAAGAAGCACGATCTCAAGATCGCCACCATCCGCGACCTCATCGAATACCGCATGAAGTTCGGCAAGCTTGCCGTGGACCGCGTGGCCGAGGCCGACCTCCCCACCTGCTTCGGCGGCATGTTCAAGGCCGTGGCCTTCTACTCCGACATCGACAAGAAGGAGCACCTCGCTCTGGTCAAGGGCGACATCGAACCCGGCGAGCCTGTGCTGGTGCGCGTGCACTCCGAGTGCCTCACCGGCGACACGCTCGGTTCCCTGCGCTGCGACTGCGGCGGCCAGCTCCAGACCGCGATGAACATGATCGCCGAGGAAGGCAAGGGCGTCATCCTCTACATGCGCCAGGAAGGCCGTGGCATCGGCCTGTGCAACAAGATCAAGGCCTACGCCCTTCAGGACAAGGG contains these protein-coding regions:
- a CDS encoding riboflavin synthase, which gives rise to MFTGLVQTTGTVRSVEARGSETRLCIGFPSSALPDLELGESIAVNGTCLTVETFGKDWYTAYASAETLSHTNLGTLRPGSLVNLERALALGDRLGGHLVSGHVDCTARVQSISPAGLSRIYRLSFPAEHGRYVIEKGSVALDGISLTVNACGPDWLEVNIIPETQRATTISGWKPGYGVNMETDLIGKYVRRMVAPWTGDDAQSTEDSSGITEAFLRMNGF
- a CDS encoding bifunctional 3,4-dihydroxy-2-butanone-4-phosphate synthase/GTP cyclohydrolase II, whose protein sequence is MPICTAEQAIEEIRKGRMIILVDDEDRENEGDLTIAAEFATPEVINFMATHGRGLICLSMAGEMVDRLQLPMMTTKNESGFQTPFTVSIEARNGVTTGISAYDRSTTILTAINDDVTPDDIVTPGHIFPLKANPGGVLVRAGQTEGSVDLAKLAGLKPAGVICEIMREDGNMARMPDLIEFAKKHDLKIATIRDLIEYRMKFGKLAVDRVAEADLPTCFGGMFKAVAFYSDIDKKEHLALVKGDIEPGEPVLVRVHSECLTGDTLGSLRCDCGGQLQTAMNMIAEEGKGVILYMRQEGRGIGLCNKIKAYALQDKGLDTVEANQKLGFKADLRDYGVGAQILVSLGVTKMRLMTNNPKKIVGLEGYGLEVVDRVPIEMKSCQWNYHYLETKKKKMGHMLHLDDEE